The sequence AACAACTACATCGAGCGCATGTACGCCGCCCACTCCCCCGCGCCCTTCCTATCCACCGTCATCCATGACTGCATCGAAAAAGGGCTCGACTACTACAACGGCGGACCGCGCTACAACACCAACTACATCCAGTGCTGCGGCATCGGCACGGTCACGGACAGCCTCTCGGCCATCAAGACCCATGTCTTTGACGCCGGCTCCGTGTCCATAGGCCAGCTCGCAAGCGCCCTGCGCGCCAATTTCCACGCCTCCGAAGCCCTGCGTCTGAAGCTCTGGAACAAGACCCCCTTCTTCGGCAACGACGACGACCGCGCCGACGACATCATGCGCCGCGTCTACGACTCGCTCTTCGCCGCCATCGACGGACGTCCCAACACCAAGGGCACAGGCTACCACCTGAATATGCTCTCCACCACCTGCCACGTCTACTTCGGCAAGATGCTCGGCGCCTCGGCCAACGGCCGCCTGGCCCACCTGCCCGAATCCGACGGCACCTCGCCCTCCCACGGCGCGGACAGAAACGGCCCCACCGCCGTGGTCAAGTCCCTGTCCAAAATGGACCAGATCAAGTCCGGCGGCACCCTCCTCAACCAGCGCTTCCTGCCCGGAGTGCTCAAATCCGATCAGGACCTGGACAAACTCGCGCAGCTGGTTCGCACCTATTTCCGCCTCGGCGGCCACCACATCCAGTTCAACGTCGTGGACACCGCCACCCTGCGCGAGGCCCAGGCCAACCCCGCCGAACACCGCAACCTGCTGGTGCGCGTAGCCGGATACAGCGACTACTTCGTCGACCTGGACCTCGACCACCAAGAAGAAATCATCCGCCGCACTGAACAGGAAATGGCGTAAGATGCCTCCGGCGGGCAGGGGACGCGTCCCCTGCACCCCTTACACGTCCATCTTCCCTACCATCCTTCCGCACCACCTCAAGCGTGTCGGCGTGGTTCGGGCGAGGGCTGTCGGCTGTTTGACTGAGCCGGGCATCGTTTGCTTCCCGGCCGTCCCCCGCACGAAGCGCAAAAGATGTTCAAAGCTCAAGGCAGGGAAGCATTACGAGGCCAGCGAAGGAGTTCCGGCAGACCTTGACCGGACCACGCAGGCGCGCGCCCCACGCACATGAAGAGGCAACCACCCCGCCCTTCGGGCACCCCTCCTTGGCAGGAGGGGAGTCGGTGCAACTCTGTCAGATATTGATACTTCTCTACCATCCTTCCGCATCGCCTCAAGCGCGGCGGCGTGGTTCGGGCGAGGGCTGTCGGCTGTCTGACTGAGCCGGGCATCGTTTGTTTCCCGGCCGTTGGCCGTACAAAGCGCAAATGAATGCCCGAGCCTCAAGGCCGGGAAGCATTACGAGGCCAGCGAAGGAGTTCCGGCAGACCTTGCTCGGACCACGCCGACACGCGCGCCCCACGCACATGAAAAGGCAACCACCCCGCCCTTCGGGCACCCCTCCTTGGCAGGAGGGGAGTTGGAGCGGCTATTGGCGGACCTTGATGGGTACGTCTCCAAAAACCGCACACCCACATGCGCCACCACACCCATTCCGCTCAGCGAACCAACCATTCCGATTTCGACAGCCTCCTTGCATTTTCCGGCTTTTTGGCCCATGCCAAGGACGATTTTCCGCCATAGTGGCCAAACCCGTTTTTTCCCATCCATCATCAAGGAGGCTCCATGAAACGCATCCTGCTTTTCGCCGTTTTAGCCCTGGCCCTGTGCGCGACCACCGCTTCAGCCAAAAAGCTGATCGTGGCCACGGACACCAATTTTCCGCCGTTTGAATTCAAGGACCCCGAAAGCGGCAAACACACCGGCTTCGACGTGGAACTCTGGGACGCCATCGCCAAGGAAATCGGCGCGGAATACGACCTGCAGCCCATGGACTTCAACGGCATCATCCCCGGCCTGCAGTCCGGCCAGATTGACGTCGGTATTGCCGGCATCACCATCAAGCCCGAACGCGCCGAAGTGGTCGACTTCTCCGACCCCTACTACAATGCCGGCCTCCTGATCCTGGTCAAGGCCGACAACGCCGAGATCACCGACGTCAAAAGCCTGGCCGGAAAGATCGTGGCCACCAAGCTCGGCACCACCAGCGAAGATTTCGCCAAGAAGGAAGCCGGAGCCAAGGAAGTCAAGCTCTTCCCCAACAATGACGCCATGTTCATGGAACTCATGGCCGGCGGCGCCGATGCGGTCATCTTCGACTCCCCGGTAATATCCGAATTCGTGCGCACCGTCGGCAAGGAACAGACCAAGATCGTCGGCCCCCTGTACATGGGCCAGTCCTACGGCATCGGCTTCCCCAAGGGCAGCGACCTGGTCGCCAAAGTCAACGAAGCCCTCAAGAAGCTTAAAGACAGCGGCGCCTACCGTGAACTGTACATCAAGTGGTTCGGCACCGAGCCCAAGTAATTCCGCTTAAACCATCCCTGGAGGCAGGACATTCCTGCCTCCATTTCGAGACACCCATGGCCTTTCAATTCGAACCAAGCGTCGTTGTCGACACCTTGCCCATGCTCATGCGCGGAGTCTGGTACACGATCTACCTGACCGTCGGCGGCCTTTTTTTCGGCTTTCTGCTCGGCGTGGCCACTGGGCTCATGAAGCTGGCCCGCCCCTTTCTCGTACGCAAACTGGCCGACCTCTACGTGGAGCTCGTTCGCGGCACGCCCATGCTGGTACAGGCCATGTTCCTCTACTACGGCGTGCCCATGGCCGTGGGGCTGCGCATCCCTCCGCTCATCGCCGGAGTCATCGTCATCGCCATCAACTCCGGAGCCTACATCGCCGAGATCGTGCGCGGAGCCATCCAGTCCATCAATGTCGGCCAGACCGAGGCAGGACGCTCCATCGGCCTGACCCGGGCCCAGACCATGCGCTACATCATCTGGCCGCAGGCCTTCAAACGCATGATCCCGCCGCTGGGCAACCAGTTCATCATCAGCCTCAAAGACACCTCATTGCTCATGGTCATCGGCGTGGGCGAACTGCTGCGCACCGGCCAGGAGATCGTGGCCGTCAATTTCCGGGCGTTCGAGGTCTACATGGCCGTGGCCATGGTCTATCTGGTCATGACCATGAGCATCGCCAAGGCTCTGAAAATTCTCGAAACCAGACTGATTAACAAGACCAGCGGAAAAAGCGCATGATTGAAATAAAGAACCTGCACAAGAAGTTCGGGGAGCTGGAAGTTTTGAAGGGGGTCAACCTGACCGTGGCCTCGGGAGAGGTGGTCTGCATCATCGGGCCGTCCGGCTCGGGCAAGTCCACGGT is a genomic window of Desulfomicrobium baculatum DSM 4028 containing:
- the glnH gene encoding glutamine ABC transporter substrate-binding protein GlnH, coding for MKRILLFAVLALALCATTASAKKLIVATDTNFPPFEFKDPESGKHTGFDVELWDAIAKEIGAEYDLQPMDFNGIIPGLQSGQIDVGIAGITIKPERAEVVDFSDPYYNAGLLILVKADNAEITDVKSLAGKIVATKLGTTSEDFAKKEAGAKEVKLFPNNDAMFMELMAGGADAVIFDSPVISEFVRTVGKEQTKIVGPLYMGQSYGIGFPKGSDLVAKVNEALKKLKDSGAYRELYIKWFGTEPK
- a CDS encoding amino acid ABC transporter permease; translated protein: MAFQFEPSVVVDTLPMLMRGVWYTIYLTVGGLFFGFLLGVATGLMKLARPFLVRKLADLYVELVRGTPMLVQAMFLYYGVPMAVGLRIPPLIAGVIVIAINSGAYIAEIVRGAIQSINVGQTEAGRSIGLTRAQTMRYIIWPQAFKRMIPPLGNQFIISLKDTSLLMVIGVGELLRTGQEIVAVNFRAFEVYMAVAMVYLVMTMSIAKALKILETRLINKTSGKSA